The Candidatus Eisenbacteria bacterium genome window below encodes:
- a CDS encoding tyrosine-protein phosphatase: MRRLVTSAVLTAAFAIPSFSHSATTEVAGLPNFHKVNDRVYRGGQPDSRGWSELARIGVKKVVDLRQRTEHSTTAESLAVTSAGMRYVNAAMDGWATPTSEQIKTPLALLDDEEPVFVHCKRGRERTGSVIAAYRISREGWTNEKALAEAREKGLAWWAKGMRRFIAAYRPAPDAEPLTEQLADMPMAEADSVGVAATR; the protein is encoded by the coding sequence ATGCGTCGACTTGTGACTTCCGCCGTCCTCACCGCAGCCTTCGCCATTCCCTCCTTCTCCCACTCGGCCACCACGGAGGTCGCCGGGCTCCCGAACTTCCACAAGGTCAACGATCGCGTCTACCGCGGAGGGCAGCCTGACTCACGCGGGTGGTCGGAGCTGGCCAGGATCGGCGTGAAGAAGGTGGTCGATTTGCGGCAGCGGACGGAGCACTCGACGACAGCCGAGTCGCTCGCGGTGACTTCGGCGGGGATGCGCTATGTGAACGCGGCGATGGATGGCTGGGCCACGCCGACTTCGGAGCAGATCAAGACGCCCCTCGCGCTGCTGGACGACGAAGAGCCGGTGTTCGTCCACTGCAAGCGCGGCCGCGAGCGCACCGGGAGCGTCATTGCCGCCTACCGGATCTCGCGCGAGGGATGGACCAACGAGAAGGCGCTGGCGGAGGCCCGCGAGAAAGGCCTGGCGTGGTGGGCAAAAGGCATGCGGCGATTCATCGCGGCCTATCGTCCCGCGCCGGATGCCGAGCCTTTGACCGAACAGCTCGCCGACATGCCCATGGCCGAAGCGGACAGCGTCGGAGTCGCGGCCACCCGCTAG
- the lptC gene encoding LPS export ABC transporter periplasmic protein LptC, translating to MFHALSPRSAPWWRAGCVMAMVALMALGCEKAPRTEPGPASGEMPDQEVSDFVVTETDAGQPQWTLYARSAAIYNARNAIVAHGVRVDFFDEEGKRSSTLTAREGELNQQRRDMVARGNVVLQTTEGTRMSTEELSFINQRQRIVSDLFVRVERAGDVLTGIGFESDPNLEHFEFKKQVQATVRTRSGGILEEGK from the coding sequence ATGTTTCACGCACTCAGCCCTCGAAGCGCCCCGTGGTGGCGGGCCGGCTGCGTGATGGCGATGGTGGCCCTCATGGCCCTGGGTTGCGAGAAGGCGCCGAGAACCGAGCCCGGGCCGGCCAGCGGAGAGATGCCGGACCAGGAAGTCAGCGACTTCGTGGTCACCGAGACCGACGCCGGGCAGCCGCAGTGGACGCTCTACGCTCGCAGCGCAGCCATCTACAACGCGCGTAACGCGATCGTCGCGCACGGCGTGCGGGTGGACTTCTTCGATGAAGAGGGCAAGCGCTCCTCGACGCTGACCGCTCGGGAGGGCGAGCTCAACCAGCAGCGCCGTGACATGGTGGCTCGGGGGAACGTCGTGCTGCAGACCACGGAAGGGACGCGGATGTCGACCGAAGAGCTGTCGTTCATCAATCAGCGACAGCGCATCGTCTCCGACCTCTTCGTGCGCGTCGAGCGCGCCGGGGACGTTCTGACCGGGATCGGCTTCGAGAGCGATCCCAACCTCGAGCACTTCGAATTCAAGAAGCAGGTCCAGGCCACCGTGCGCACTCGCTCGGGTGGAATCCTCGAAGAGGGCAAATGA
- the lptB gene encoding LPS export ABC transporter ATP-binding protein gives MTEGTATNGTEGVVAEGLVRYYGKWRVVSEVSMEVRRGEVVGLLGPNGAGKTTTFYMVVGLLRPSSGRIRLNGEDITDQPMYRRARMGLGYLAQEPSIFRRLTVRQNIQAVLETMKFTPAERQQRLGELLEELNLTHLSDRQAHKLSGGERRRVEITRALARTPSFILLDEPFVGIDPIAVAEIQDIVGRLRERGLGVLITDHNVRETLRITDRAYIMYEGRILMHGSAEQLAGDPKAREIYLGERFSL, from the coding sequence ATGACGGAGGGCACGGCCACCAACGGCACCGAAGGCGTCGTCGCCGAGGGCCTGGTGCGCTACTACGGAAAATGGCGGGTGGTCAGCGAAGTCAGCATGGAGGTCCGCCGCGGGGAAGTGGTGGGCCTGCTCGGCCCCAACGGGGCGGGCAAGACCACGACGTTCTATATGGTGGTTGGATTGTTGCGTCCTTCTTCAGGACGGATACGACTCAATGGCGAAGACATCACGGATCAGCCGATGTACCGGCGGGCGCGGATGGGGCTGGGCTATCTGGCGCAGGAGCCGAGCATCTTCCGGCGCCTCACCGTGCGACAGAACATCCAGGCGGTGCTCGAGACCATGAAGTTCACGCCGGCCGAGCGCCAGCAGCGGCTGGGCGAGCTCCTGGAGGAGCTGAACCTCACGCACCTGTCCGATCGCCAGGCGCACAAGCTGTCGGGAGGCGAGAGGCGCCGCGTGGAGATCACGCGCGCGCTGGCGCGCACGCCTTCTTTCATTCTGCTCGACGAGCCGTTCGTGGGTATCGATCCCATCGCGGTCGCCGAGATCCAGGACATCGTGGGACGCCTGAGGGAGCGTGGTCTGGGCGTCCTCATCACCGATCACAACGTTCGCGAGACGCTTCGCATCACGGATCGCGCCTACATCATGTACGAAGGGCGTATCCTGATGCATGGCTCGGCGGAGCAGCTGGCCGGCGATCCCAAGGCGCGCGAGATCTACCTGGGCGAGCGATTCAGCCTGTAA
- the rpoN gene encoding RNA polymerase factor sigma-54 translates to MEIKHSLNLSQRPALIMTQRLQQALKLLQVPTLELQAILKQEIMQNPMLEEVDELTENEDIAKEDSPEETANEEADEPSEDDPIDWSDYIQDGLDRTYIPQSEVNPEFLEKVPVTRTTLAESLLEQLHFLSLSAEHMKVAEFLVGSLDERGYLSTPLLEVSQAMGRPAEEIERVLCVIHALEPVGVGARDLRECLLIQLDAKRQRDTLVWRLIHDQFDNLVNRRFPEIARNLKCTVEEVQAAADEVATLNPKPGLEVSAEDPKYVVPDLLVERVDDEYIVLLNDRNVPRLRISSAYESVLKDRKNSEKGTPGGDTRAYIQNKLNSARWLIQTIEQRRRTMIKVMNCIIREQREFFDKGIAFLRPLTLQQVARQIDMHESTVSRVCSGKYVQTPRGVFELKFFFSSGLETEDGEDVSARTAKDIIKTLIEEEDKKEPLSDQRIAELLHEKGLRIARRTVAKYREQLSILPARFRRRVA, encoded by the coding sequence ATGGAAATCAAACACTCGCTGAACCTTTCGCAGAGACCGGCGCTGATCATGACGCAGCGCCTCCAGCAAGCGCTCAAGCTGCTCCAGGTGCCGACGCTCGAGCTGCAGGCGATCCTCAAGCAGGAGATCATGCAGAATCCGATGCTCGAGGAGGTCGACGAGCTCACGGAGAACGAGGATATCGCCAAGGAGGATTCGCCGGAGGAGACCGCGAACGAAGAGGCGGACGAGCCGAGCGAGGACGATCCGATCGACTGGTCCGACTACATCCAGGACGGACTCGACCGCACCTACATACCGCAGAGCGAGGTCAACCCCGAGTTCCTCGAGAAGGTCCCGGTCACGCGCACCACGCTGGCCGAGAGCCTGCTCGAGCAGCTGCATTTCCTGAGTCTTTCGGCGGAGCACATGAAGGTCGCGGAGTTCCTCGTCGGCTCCCTGGATGAGCGTGGATACTTGTCGACGCCATTGCTGGAAGTCAGCCAGGCGATGGGGAGGCCTGCTGAAGAGATCGAGCGTGTGCTCTGCGTCATCCATGCCCTCGAGCCGGTGGGCGTGGGCGCCCGCGACCTGCGCGAGTGCCTGCTCATCCAGCTCGACGCCAAGCGCCAGAGGGACACGCTGGTATGGCGCCTGATCCACGACCAATTCGACAATCTCGTGAATCGCCGCTTCCCCGAGATCGCGCGCAACCTGAAGTGCACGGTCGAGGAAGTCCAGGCCGCCGCGGACGAGGTCGCCACGCTGAATCCCAAGCCGGGGCTCGAAGTGTCGGCCGAGGATCCCAAGTACGTCGTCCCCGACCTGCTCGTGGAGCGGGTCGACGACGAGTACATCGTCCTGCTCAACGACCGCAACGTGCCGCGCCTGCGGATCTCGTCGGCCTACGAGAGCGTGCTCAAGGATCGCAAGAACTCGGAGAAGGGCACGCCGGGCGGCGACACCCGGGCCTACATCCAGAACAAGCTGAACTCGGCGCGCTGGCTGATCCAGACCATCGAGCAGCGCCGGCGCACCATGATCAAGGTGATGAACTGCATCATCCGCGAGCAACGGGAGTTCTTCGACAAGGGCATCGCGTTCCTGCGGCCGCTCACGCTGCAGCAGGTCGCGCGCCAGATCGACATGCACGAGTCGACCGTGAGCCGGGTGTGCAGCGGGAAGTACGTCCAGACGCCGCGCGGCGTGTTCGAGCTGAAGTTCTTCTTCTCGAGCGGTCTCGAGACCGAAGATGGCGAGGACGTGTCGGCGCGCACCGCCAAGGACATCATCAAGACCCTCATCGAGGAGGAGGACAAGAAGGAACCTCTCTCCGATCAGCGCATCGCGGAGCTGCTGCACGAGAAAGGCCTGCGCATCGCCCGAAGGACCGTGGCCAAGTATCGCGAGCAGCTCAGCATTCTGCCGGCGCGCTTCCGGCGCCGGGTGGCCTGA
- the raiA gene encoding ribosome-associated translation inhibitor RaiA, translating to MRIHLTARHCDLDPEDRLLAEQRVEKLSRFVRDIQEAHITVSQEKYRYLAEIALKVRGREMASREEADQARVAIERAADRLEQQVRRLKDRRLERRRGDRARAADRLMPPEPPVEGEEWGMRAEAAGDEE from the coding sequence ATGCGCATTCATCTCACCGCACGTCACTGCGATCTGGATCCTGAGGATCGCTTGCTGGCCGAGCAGCGCGTCGAGAAGCTTTCGCGATTCGTTCGCGACATTCAGGAAGCCCACATCACCGTTTCTCAGGAGAAATACCGTTACCTCGCCGAGATCGCGCTCAAGGTGCGCGGCCGCGAGATGGCGAGCCGAGAGGAGGCCGATCAAGCCCGCGTCGCCATCGAGCGCGCCGCGGACCGCCTCGAGCAGCAGGTGCGACGCCTCAAGGACCGCCGTCTGGAGCGGCGGCGCGGCGATCGCGCGCGAGCCGCGGACCGCTTGATGCCGCCCGAGCCGCCCGTCGAGGGCGAGGAATGGGGCATGCGGGCCGAAGCGGCGGGCGACGAGGAATGA
- the hprK gene encoding HPr(Ser) kinase/phosphatase, whose amino-acid sequence MKQVHNLTAARLYEDQREELQLEALTESLASKREITLSDINRPGMALMGFVENFLPERIQIIAQTEVTYLKTLSQSDQEAAIQRLFQFELPLIVVCKGLEVPKSLIEMANRAQVPVLRTPKSTTPFIHALTSYLDHMFAPVTTAHGSLVDVYGVGLLFTGRSAIGKSETALDLVERGHRLVADDVVTIMRRQGDLLIGSGNQLLRHHMEIRGLGIIDVQAIFGIRSIRLQKRVEVEVKLSDWSNEEDYERLGLDDKKTQYLDVEIPLVQVPITPGKNITVIAEVIALNYLVKVTGGFSPAERLNQHLIELMKRKSAAKAWVREDIE is encoded by the coding sequence ATGAAACAGGTGCACAACCTGACGGCCGCACGTCTCTACGAGGACCAGCGCGAAGAACTTCAGTTGGAGGCGCTCACCGAATCGCTCGCCAGCAAGCGCGAGATCACGCTGAGCGACATCAATCGCCCCGGCATGGCGTTGATGGGATTCGTCGAGAACTTCCTTCCCGAGCGCATCCAGATCATCGCCCAGACCGAAGTCACCTACCTCAAGACGCTCTCTCAAAGTGACCAGGAGGCCGCGATCCAGAGGCTGTTCCAGTTCGAGCTGCCGCTGATCGTGGTGTGCAAGGGCCTCGAAGTTCCGAAGAGCTTGATCGAGATGGCGAACCGCGCGCAGGTGCCCGTGCTGAGGACGCCGAAGAGCACCACGCCGTTCATCCACGCGCTCACCTCGTACCTGGACCACATGTTCGCGCCGGTCACCACCGCGCACGGCTCGCTGGTCGATGTCTATGGCGTCGGGCTCCTGTTCACCGGGCGCAGCGCGATCGGCAAGTCCGAGACCGCGCTGGATCTCGTGGAGCGCGGGCACCGGCTGGTGGCCGATGACGTGGTCACGATCATGCGCCGTCAGGGCGACCTGCTGATCGGCAGCGGCAACCAGCTCCTGCGGCACCACATGGAGATCCGCGGCCTGGGGATCATCGACGTGCAGGCGATCTTCGGCATCCGCTCGATCCGCTTGCAGAAGCGTGTCGAGGTCGAGGTCAAGCTGTCCGACTGGTCGAACGAAGAGGACTACGAGCGCCTCGGGCTCGACGACAAGAAGACCCAATACCTCGACGTCGAGATCCCGCTGGTCCAGGTGCCGATCACGCCGGGCAAGAACATCACCGTGATCGCCGAGGTCATCGCGCTCAATTATCTGGTCAAGGTGACCGGCGGCTTCTCGCCTGCGGAGCGCCTCAACCAGCACCTCATCGAGCTGATGAAGCGAAAGAGCGCCGCCAAGGCCTGGGTCCGCGAGGACATCGAGTGA
- a CDS encoding PTS sugar transporter subunit IIB, producing the protein MSWVLRRVDDRLIHGQVVVAWGNHLRPRRIWVVDDAAASSAWERDLLASVGPPEVQVRVLTVAEAAADYAAEENAQGAAILLMRDLKTAVGLLEAGVALHTVNLGGIHYAQGRTKINEYLYMNDADRERARRLIAAGVILEVQDVPATRPLPLAAIDPEMARS; encoded by the coding sequence ATGAGCTGGGTCCTCCGACGAGTGGACGACCGGCTCATCCACGGGCAGGTGGTCGTGGCGTGGGGCAACCATCTCCGTCCACGCCGCATCTGGGTGGTGGACGACGCCGCCGCGTCGAGCGCATGGGAGCGCGACCTGCTCGCATCCGTGGGTCCGCCCGAAGTGCAGGTTCGCGTGCTCACCGTCGCCGAAGCCGCCGCCGACTACGCGGCCGAAGAGAACGCCCAAGGCGCGGCCATCCTCCTCATGCGCGACCTGAAGACCGCCGTGGGTCTGTTGGAGGCCGGCGTGGCCCTCCACACCGTGAATCTGGGCGGCATCCACTACGCTCAAGGTCGAACCAAGATCAACGAGTACCTCTACATGAACGACGCCGACCGCGAGCGCGCGCGCCGGCTGATCGCGGCAGGCGTCATTCTCGAGGTGCAGGACGTCCCCGCGACGCGGCCACTTCCGCTGGCCGCGATCGATCCTGAAATGGCCCGTTCCTAA
- a CDS encoding alpha-amylase/4-alpha-glucanotransferase domain-containing protein, which translates to MHRVSLVMIVHDHQPVGNFDGVFRDAYDDAYGPFLGFLESHPEFRLALHTSGPLLDWMAANEPGYLEGLRALVARGQVEPWGGGLYEPILPAIPEEDRYGQIRALADRLEAGLGMRPRGLWLTERVWEPGLASSLVKAGVEYTAVDDAHFVAAGLERDQLWGRFTTEDQGASLTMFPIHRELRYSIPFGEPKDTIDILRRVAQSGPDRIAVLGDDGEKFGVWPGTRKRCYEERWLERFSQAIAAEDWIEVITPAEAVERHRSLGLVYLPTASYHEMQEWALPPAAQHRYHAAAAALKPTMGDAALDLLRGGHWRAFLARYPESNRIHKRMLRASRTLWTNAREHDDAWREARDHLWRAQCNDAYWHGVFGGLYLPHLRSALYRELIAAERRVPGGAGSGDLDLDGADDALIQGPRLAAWLSTRGARLWGLDDRTGLCNYIDTLARRPEAYHEKLRKAAVGGGEAETIHAGVRWKEPGHARLLEAYDPHERDAFLDQWSEGGATHDWAEDRFDLDASSDRVRLTMDEGAVPRLEKTYRLDSENGLEVSYRLSSGRERHGTLQVTVNLGLHVFRADDRWVEIDGRRADAAHWGAEERRAGVSMAAFVDAWADRRLEIDTDRPAEWSRAPIETISLSEAGAEAVFQGVESRYRFEVDISAGGEWRVAFRLKALRAAQVPV; encoded by the coding sequence ATGCATCGGGTGAGCCTGGTGATGATCGTGCACGACCACCAGCCGGTCGGGAACTTCGACGGCGTGTTTCGTGACGCATACGACGACGCGTACGGGCCGTTCCTCGGATTCCTCGAGTCGCATCCGGAGTTCCGCTTGGCACTTCACACCAGTGGCCCTCTGCTCGACTGGATGGCTGCGAACGAGCCAGGCTACCTGGAGGGACTGCGTGCCCTGGTTGCGCGCGGGCAGGTCGAGCCATGGGGAGGGGGACTCTACGAACCCATCCTGCCCGCAATCCCCGAGGAAGACCGATACGGACAGATCCGGGCGCTGGCCGATCGTCTGGAGGCCGGCCTGGGAATGCGTCCGCGAGGCCTGTGGCTCACCGAGCGAGTCTGGGAGCCAGGTCTCGCCTCGAGCCTGGTGAAGGCGGGCGTCGAATACACCGCGGTCGACGACGCGCACTTCGTCGCCGCAGGTCTCGAGCGCGACCAGCTTTGGGGACGTTTCACGACCGAGGACCAGGGCGCGAGCCTGACGATGTTTCCCATCCACCGCGAGCTGCGCTACTCGATCCCCTTCGGCGAGCCGAAGGACACGATCGACATCCTGCGGCGGGTCGCCCAGAGCGGGCCGGATCGCATTGCCGTGCTGGGTGACGACGGCGAAAAGTTCGGCGTCTGGCCAGGCACCAGGAAGCGCTGTTACGAGGAGCGCTGGCTCGAGCGTTTCTCCCAGGCCATCGCCGCCGAGGACTGGATCGAGGTCATCACGCCCGCGGAGGCGGTCGAGCGCCATCGCTCGCTCGGCCTGGTCTACCTGCCGACCGCGTCGTACCACGAGATGCAGGAATGGGCGTTGCCGCCCGCCGCGCAGCACCGCTATCACGCGGCCGCGGCGGCGCTGAAGCCGACGATGGGCGACGCTGCGCTCGACTTGCTCCGCGGGGGGCACTGGCGCGCGTTCCTGGCGCGGTATCCCGAGTCGAACCGAATTCATAAACGGATGCTGCGCGCCTCACGAACGCTGTGGACGAATGCGCGCGAGCACGACGACGCGTGGCGCGAAGCGCGTGATCACCTGTGGCGCGCGCAGTGCAACGACGCCTACTGGCACGGAGTCTTCGGCGGCCTGTACCTGCCGCATCTTCGTTCCGCGCTCTATCGCGAGCTGATCGCGGCCGAGCGGCGGGTCCCTGGTGGAGCAGGGTCCGGCGATCTCGATCTCGACGGCGCGGACGATGCGCTCATCCAGGGCCCAAGGCTCGCGGCATGGCTCTCCACCCGCGGCGCGCGCCTGTGGGGCCTGGACGATCGGACCGGACTCTGCAACTACATCGATACGCTGGCGCGCCGTCCCGAGGCGTATCACGAGAAGCTGCGCAAGGCGGCGGTGGGAGGCGGGGAGGCCGAGACCATCCATGCCGGCGTGCGATGGAAGGAGCCCGGCCACGCGCGACTACTCGAAGCGTACGACCCGCACGAGCGCGACGCCTTCCTCGACCAGTGGAGTGAAGGTGGCGCGACCCATGACTGGGCCGAGGACCGATTCGATCTTGACGCCTCGAGCGACCGCGTACGCCTGACGATGGACGAAGGCGCCGTGCCGCGCCTCGAGAAGACCTACCGGCTCGACTCCGAAAACGGTCTCGAGGTGAGCTATCGGCTCTCGTCCGGCCGCGAGCGTCACGGCACGCTCCAGGTCACGGTGAATCTCGGGCTTCATGTGTTCCGCGCCGACGACCGCTGGGTCGAGATCGACGGCCGCCGGGCCGACGCCGCGCATTGGGGCGCCGAGGAGCGTCGCGCCGGGGTGAGCATGGCGGCGTTCGTCGACGCCTGGGCCGATCGGCGGCTCGAGATCGACACCGACCGCCCCGCGGAGTGGTCGCGCGCGCCGATCGAGACCATCTCGCTCTCCGAGGCCGGAGCCGAGGCAGTGTTCCAGGGAGTCGAGTCGCGCTATCGCTTCGAGGTCGACATTTCGGCCGGCGGCGAGTGGCGCGTGGCGTTCCGCCTCAAGGCACTCCGCGCCGCCCAGGTGCCGGTGTGA
- a CDS encoding PTS sugar transporter subunit IIC, whose translation MNPSFLVSVLMGGIAAIDATPLAQTMISQPLVTATVLGLVWGDLPTALQVGIVLQILAVSTQPVGARTGEDYASGGVVGASLALALVDRQPFLLVRESSAMIGVLVGIAVAIFGSALTRMLRRLNEGLGRWAEAEVRAGREGALGAAQRAGVVLCFGIGVSYSAACLGLSLWGLSRFVDTESLRLAKAWNLAQPLWLGLGLAQMLQSFVQRHLVRGALFGAALIASWIILMVGAR comes from the coding sequence GTGAACCCTTCGTTCCTGGTCTCGGTGCTGATGGGTGGCATCGCCGCGATCGACGCCACGCCGCTGGCGCAGACGATGATCTCGCAGCCGCTCGTCACCGCCACCGTTCTCGGGCTGGTGTGGGGCGATCTCCCGACGGCACTCCAGGTCGGAATCGTGCTGCAGATCCTGGCCGTGAGCACGCAGCCGGTCGGCGCGAGAACCGGCGAGGATTACGCGTCCGGCGGCGTCGTCGGCGCCAGCCTCGCGCTCGCGCTCGTGGACCGCCAGCCGTTCCTGCTGGTGCGCGAATCCAGCGCAATGATCGGTGTGCTGGTCGGCATCGCGGTCGCGATCTTCGGCTCGGCGCTCACTCGCATGCTGCGCCGTCTCAATGAAGGGCTCGGCCGCTGGGCGGAAGCCGAGGTGCGCGCGGGTCGCGAAGGCGCGCTGGGCGCGGCACAGCGCGCGGGCGTTGTCCTGTGCTTCGGCATCGGTGTAAGTTACTCGGCTGCTTGCCTTGGCCTGAGTCTGTGGGGCCTTTCCCGGTTCGTGGACACCGAGTCGCTGCGTCTGGCGAAGGCCTGGAATCTCGCGCAGCCCTTGTGGCTCGGATTGGGTCTCGCCCAGATGCTTCAATCCTTCGTGCAGCGTCATCTCGTCCGCGGCGCGCTGTTTGGCGCCGCGTTGATCGCCTCGTGGATCATCCTCATGGTCGGGGCGCGCTGA
- a CDS encoding PTS system mannose/fructose/sorbose family transporter subunit IID has translation MPLANADLRRVMLRTHLLQATWNYERQQGVGWAWSLQPVIERLYPEGEERTERLLEHTAYFNTQPTLASVALGAAAALEEQRANGGQVDADVMARVKGVLGSALAAIGDRLFWFTLRPFAACVGLIFATRGSWAGALLLWACYNSLHLVMRARGVEWGYRSGPSVLSEGLRATLERLINRLSVMGSMLVGILTAVLLVPRGEPREVTFQVMLIAGLALGLLSASRARPTPSQWALGLGALAVASAWLR, from the coding sequence ATGCCGCTCGCGAATGCCGATCTTCGCCGCGTGATGCTGCGCACGCACCTGCTCCAGGCCACCTGGAACTACGAGCGCCAGCAGGGCGTGGGGTGGGCATGGAGCCTTCAGCCGGTCATCGAGCGCTTGTATCCCGAGGGCGAGGAGCGCACGGAGCGGCTGCTCGAGCACACCGCATACTTCAACACCCAGCCCACGCTGGCTTCCGTGGCGCTCGGCGCCGCGGCGGCGCTCGAAGAGCAGCGCGCCAACGGCGGACAGGTGGACGCCGACGTCATGGCGCGCGTCAAAGGCGTGCTCGGCTCGGCGCTCGCGGCGATCGGCGACCGGCTGTTCTGGTTCACGCTGCGGCCCTTCGCCGCCTGCGTGGGATTGATCTTCGCGACCCGCGGCTCCTGGGCCGGGGCGCTCCTGCTCTGGGCCTGCTACAACTCGCTCCATCTCGTGATGCGCGCCCGCGGCGTGGAATGGGGATATCGCAGCGGCCCGAGTGTTCTCAGCGAGGGGCTGCGGGCGACACTCGAGCGGCTCATCAACCGCCTATCGGTGATGGGCTCGATGCTGGTCGGCATCCTCACCGCGGTGCTGCTCGTCCCGCGCGGCGAGCCACGCGAGGTCACGTTTCAGGTGATGCTGATCGCCGGGCTGGCGCTGGGACTGCTGAGCGCCTCGCGAGCGCGGCCGACGCCGAGCCAGTGGGCGCTGGGGCTCGGAGCTCTGGCGGTCGCCTCGGCCTGGCTGCGATGA
- a CDS encoding HPr family phosphocarrier protein — MKEVQLLIRNQLGLHARACALFVKTATRYKAEVFVSRDDLEVNGKSIMGVMMLAAEEGALIKVRAQGPDEDAAIAALKDLVDGKFGGEP, encoded by the coding sequence TTGAAGGAAGTGCAGCTCCTGATCCGCAATCAGCTCGGGCTCCATGCGCGCGCCTGTGCGTTGTTCGTCAAGACGGCGACGCGTTACAAGGCCGAGGTGTTCGTGAGCCGCGATGATCTGGAAGTGAACGGTAAGAGCATCATGGGCGTCATGATGCTGGCCGCCGAGGAAGGCGCGTTGATCAAGGTGCGCGCCCAGGGACCCGACGAAGACGCGGCCATCGCAGCGCTCAAGGATCTGGTCGACGGGAAATTCGGAGGCGAGCCGTGA